In Nonomuraea muscovyensis, one genomic interval encodes:
- the ssd gene encoding septum site-determining protein Ssd produces the protein MHRPLVITEDRDLLDDLVRIAAAAGAQLDVAHAPAHARPFWNLAPLVVVGDDLADTLAATAPPPRDRVLLVTREPDDPESWRRCVSVGAQAVVTLPAAERRMVDEFADAMEPEPRAGAVLCVIGGRGGVGASVLASCLALRASHDRLRTLLVDADPLSGGIDALLGHEETGGARWGDLVAREGRVGSAALQAALPAFGDLSVLSFHRGEVRPIPAQAMRSVLEAGHRGFDLVVVDLPRHLDPAAAEALGRASSTFLVTAADVRGVLAAVQVLAEAGRHTSDIRAVIRPGVLDEDVVAASLGIPTAGHLPDQPRLTATLNRGELPRLGSRTVLGALCTTLLRDALPPG, from the coding sequence ATGCACCGCCCGCTGGTCATCACCGAGGACCGTGACCTGCTCGACGACCTGGTCCGCATAGCCGCCGCGGCCGGCGCCCAGCTCGACGTCGCCCACGCCCCGGCCCACGCCCGCCCGTTCTGGAACCTCGCGCCCCTCGTGGTGGTCGGCGACGACCTGGCGGACACCCTGGCCGCCACGGCGCCGCCGCCCCGGGACCGGGTGCTGCTCGTCACCCGCGAGCCCGACGATCCGGAGTCCTGGCGCCGGTGTGTCTCCGTCGGCGCCCAGGCCGTCGTCACCCTTCCGGCGGCGGAGCGCCGGATGGTGGACGAGTTCGCCGACGCCATGGAGCCCGAGCCGCGGGCGGGGGCGGTGCTGTGCGTGATCGGGGGACGAGGAGGCGTCGGCGCCAGCGTCCTGGCCTCGTGCCTGGCCCTGCGCGCCTCCCACGACCGCCTGCGCACCCTCCTGGTCGATGCCGACCCGCTGAGCGGCGGCATCGACGCCCTGCTCGGCCACGAGGAGACCGGCGGGGCCCGGTGGGGAGACCTCGTGGCCCGCGAAGGGCGGGTCGGCTCGGCCGCCCTGCAGGCCGCTCTGCCGGCGTTCGGAGACCTCAGCGTGCTGTCGTTCCACCGCGGCGAGGTGCGCCCCATCCCGGCCCAGGCCATGCGCTCGGTCCTCGAAGCCGGTCACCGCGGCTTCGACCTGGTCGTAGTCGACCTGCCGCGCCACCTCGACCCGGCCGCCGCCGAAGCCCTGGGCCGGGCGAGCAGCACCTTTCTCGTGACGGCCGCCGACGTCCGCGGCGTGCTGGCCGCCGTTCAGGTGCTCGCCGAGGCGGGCCGCCACACCTCCGACATCCGCGCCGTCATCCGTCCCGGTGTCCTGGACGAAGACGTCGTCGCCGCGTCACTCGGCATCCCGACGGCCGGCCACCTGCCCGACCAGCCCCGCCTCACCGCCACACTCAACCGCGGCGAGCTGCCCAGGCTCGGCTCCCGCACCGTCCTCGGCGCCCTCTGCACGACGCTCCTCCGCGACGCCCTGCCTCCCGGCTGA
- a CDS encoding TadA family conjugal transfer-associated ATPase, which produces MYSRQGDHVNTPVSPELVEAVRVRLARTGVEPSAAQVAVALRAEKSVYGDAEILAVARALCADLIGAGPLEPLLAEPDVTDVLVNGPREVWVDDGRGLRRTSTAFTDDGAVRRLAQRLAAAAGRRLDDASPYVDARLAGGVRLHAVLPPIASGGTCVSLRLPPRRTFTLADLVAAGTVPPPAVPVLTSMVARRLAFLVTGGTGTGKTTLLSALLSLADPGERLLLVEDSAELRPLHPHVVRLESRPANLEGAGGVGLRDLVRQALRMRPDRVVVGEVRGAEMVDLLAALNTGHEGGCGTLHANTAADVPPRLEALGCAAGLSREAVHSQLAAALDVVVHLTRGRHDGRRRVAEICLLSRTPSGLVQAVPALTFDAAGHPHHGPGYEALTEHTPS; this is translated from the coding sequence ATGTACAGCAGGCAAGGAGATCATGTGAACACCCCCGTGTCCCCCGAGCTGGTCGAAGCCGTTCGCGTCCGGCTGGCCCGCACCGGTGTGGAGCCCAGCGCCGCCCAGGTCGCCGTGGCCCTGCGCGCGGAGAAGTCCGTCTACGGCGACGCGGAGATCCTCGCCGTCGCCCGCGCGTTGTGCGCCGACCTGATCGGAGCAGGCCCCCTGGAGCCGCTGCTGGCCGAGCCCGACGTCACCGACGTCCTGGTCAACGGCCCGAGAGAGGTGTGGGTGGACGACGGCCGAGGGCTGCGCCGCACGTCGACCGCCTTCACCGACGACGGCGCGGTCCGCAGGCTGGCGCAGCGCCTGGCCGCCGCGGCCGGCAGGCGACTGGACGACGCCTCGCCGTACGTGGACGCCAGGCTCGCCGGAGGCGTTCGCCTGCACGCCGTCCTCCCGCCCATCGCGTCGGGTGGCACCTGCGTGTCGCTGCGCCTCCCGCCCAGGCGTACGTTCACGCTGGCCGACCTGGTCGCGGCAGGCACCGTCCCACCGCCGGCGGTCCCCGTCCTGACGTCGATGGTCGCGCGCAGACTGGCCTTCCTCGTCACCGGCGGCACCGGCACGGGCAAGACGACGCTCCTGTCCGCCCTGCTGTCCCTCGCCGACCCCGGCGAACGCCTCCTCCTCGTCGAGGACTCCGCCGAACTCCGCCCTCTCCACCCGCACGTCGTCCGGCTCGAGTCCCGCCCCGCCAACCTCGAAGGCGCGGGCGGCGTGGGCCTCCGCGACCTCGTGAGGCAGGCGCTGCGGATGCGGCCGGACCGTGTGGTGGTCGGAGAGGTACGGGGCGCGGAGATGGTCGATCTGTTGGCCGCGCTCAACACCGGCCACGAAGGCGGTTGCGGCACCCTCCACGCCAACACGGCGGCCGACGTCCCGCCCCGGCTGGAGGCGCTGGGCTGCGCGGCCGGCCTGAGCAGAGAGGCCGTCCACAGCCAACTGGCGGCCGCCCTCGACGTGGTGGTCCACCTGACCCGCGGCCGCCACGACGGGCGCCGCCGGGTCGCCGAGATCTGCCTCCTGTCCCGCACCCCCTCGGGCCTCGTCCAAGCCGTCCCCGCCCTCACCTTCGACGCCGCGGGCCACCCCCACCACGGCCCCGGCTACGAAGCACTCACAGAACACACACCGTCATGA
- a CDS encoding type II secretion system F family protein: MTPAIAAAISTALAVWLWTGPDAATARLIRLTSTEHPLRWRTLRQRITRPHPARRADAWSRATVELCQALSAELTAGRTPGEALTRALAAVDFPDPDALRPLVAAARDGGDVPTALATIAPAHGGEGLRRLAACWEVSVTAGAGLSALVERVGSTLRASQAHRQDVAAQLAGPRATARMLAVLPALGLLMAGALGMRPLAFLFGSLPGIACLVTGMTLDACGLWWTNRMALRAQSS, from the coding sequence ATGACACCGGCGATCGCGGCAGCGATATCCACAGCCCTCGCCGTCTGGCTGTGGACAGGCCCCGACGCCGCGACGGCACGACTGATCAGACTGACCTCCACCGAGCACCCCCTCAGATGGCGCACCCTTCGACAGCGGATCACCCGCCCCCACCCGGCCCGCAGAGCCGACGCGTGGAGCCGCGCGACAGTCGAGCTCTGCCAGGCGCTCTCCGCCGAGCTCACAGCGGGCCGTACTCCCGGCGAGGCGCTGACCCGAGCCCTCGCGGCCGTCGACTTCCCCGACCCCGACGCCCTACGACCGCTGGTCGCCGCGGCGAGAGACGGCGGAGACGTGCCGACGGCCCTCGCAACGATCGCGCCCGCTCACGGCGGCGAGGGGCTACGCCGCCTGGCGGCCTGCTGGGAGGTCAGTGTGACAGCCGGCGCAGGACTGTCGGCCCTCGTCGAACGCGTCGGCAGCACCCTCCGCGCCTCCCAGGCCCACCGGCAGGACGTCGCCGCCCAACTGGCCGGCCCTCGCGCCACCGCCCGTATGCTCGCCGTCCTCCCGGCCCTCGGCCTCCTCATGGCCGGAGCCCTGGGCATGCGTCCCCTCGCCTTCCTCTTCGGCAGCCTCCCCGGCATCGCGTGCCTGGTCACCGGCATGACACTGGATGCCTGTGGCCTGTGGTGGACCAACCGCATGGCCCTACGCGCCCAGTCCTCCTGA
- a CDS encoding oxidoreductase, which produces MSDPLSVIARLPGVPEAVEEARQAVDRLYRHRVLRRASPAVSAESSLRGARASAALEGADVPLDVLRRDEAHDPVVQGALRASAESGRLGATWRRAPRQVLARLHTVAATGLADQAVLGRPRADDTAPDPYGLGPAPGAKEAAARVDALVELLSTPTKAPALVLAAVVHAELAVVRPFGTADGVVARAAERLTLVEYGLDPKSLAAVEVGHLELPYAEGLRAYLTGTGDGVGQWVRQCASAVTLGVREATAVCEALQRG; this is translated from the coding sequence GTGAGCGACCCCTTGTCCGTCATCGCGCGGCTTCCCGGCGTACCCGAGGCGGTGGAGGAGGCCCGGCAGGCCGTCGACAGGCTCTACCGGCACCGCGTCCTGCGGCGGGCCAGCCCCGCAGTCTCCGCCGAGTCGTCCCTGCGCGGGGCGCGGGCCTCGGCCGCCCTCGAAGGTGCCGACGTGCCCCTCGACGTGCTGCGCCGCGACGAGGCGCACGACCCCGTCGTGCAGGGCGCTCTCCGTGCGTCCGCCGAGAGCGGGCGGCTCGGCGCCACCTGGCGCAGGGCGCCGCGGCAGGTGCTGGCCCGGCTGCACACCGTCGCCGCCACGGGGCTTGCCGACCAGGCCGTGCTGGGCCGCCCGCGCGCCGACGACACGGCGCCCGACCCGTACGGGCTGGGGCCGGCGCCGGGCGCCAAGGAGGCGGCGGCGCGGGTGGACGCCCTGGTCGAGCTGCTGTCCACGCCCACGAAGGCGCCCGCGCTGGTGCTGGCCGCCGTGGTCCACGCCGAGCTGGCCGTGGTGCGCCCGTTCGGCACGGCCGACGGCGTGGTGGCGCGGGCGGCGGAGCGGCTGACGCTGGTGGAGTACGGGCTGGACCCCAAGTCGCTGGCCGCCGTCGAGGTCGGGCACCTGGAGCTGCCGTACGCGGAAGGGCTGCGGGCGTACCTGACGGGGACAGGGGACGGGGTCGGGCAGTGGGTCCGGCAGTGCGCCTCGGCGGTGACGCTGGGGGTGCGGGAGGCGACGGCCGTCTGCGAGGCGTTGCAGCGAGGGTGA
- the acs gene encoding acetate--CoA ligase: MAPETPGTEPQALSNLLQENRRFAPPAELAAAANVTEAAYGEAAADRLAFWEGAADRLSWTTRWDTTLEWNPPFAKWFVGGRLNVAYNCVDRHVEAGRGDKVAYHWEGEPEGDSRTLTYADLQREVSKAANALEALGVGKGDRVAIYMPMIPELPIAMLACARIGAIHSVVFGGFSASALKNRIHDADAKLVITADGGYRRGAPSALKPTVDEAVAECPEVEKVLVVRRTGQDVAVTDRDVWWHDLVDGQSDQHSPEPHDAEDPLYILYTSGTTGKPKGILHTTGGYLTQTAWTHHAVFDLKPDTDIYWCTADIGWVTGHSYIVYGPLANGATSVIYEGTPDTPHRGRFWEIVQKYKVTILYTAPTAIRTFMKWGDDIPAKFDMSSLRVLGSVGEPINPEAYVWYREHIGGDRCPVVDTWWQTETGAIMISPLPGVTHAKPGAAMRPLPGVVADVVDDLGNSVPDGGGGFLVVREPWPAMLRTIWGDDQRYIDTYWSRFEGMYFPGDGAKKDEDGDLWLLGRVDDVMLVSGHNISTTEVESALVSHPKVAEAAVVGATDPVTGQAIVSFVILRGSAEEGEDIAAELRSHVSRTLGPIAKPRQILVVPELPKTRSGKIMRRLLRDVAENRSIGDVTTLADSTVMNLISEKLPSAKSED, encoded by the coding sequence GTGGCCCCGGAGACCCCTGGCACCGAGCCTCAGGCGCTGTCGAACCTGCTGCAGGAGAACCGCCGGTTCGCGCCGCCGGCAGAGCTGGCCGCGGCCGCGAACGTGACCGAGGCGGCCTACGGCGAGGCGGCCGCCGACCGCCTCGCGTTCTGGGAAGGCGCCGCCGACCGGCTGAGCTGGACCACGCGGTGGGACACCACGCTGGAGTGGAACCCCCCCTTCGCCAAGTGGTTCGTGGGCGGCCGGCTCAACGTCGCCTACAACTGCGTCGACCGCCACGTGGAGGCCGGCCGGGGCGACAAGGTCGCCTATCACTGGGAAGGCGAGCCCGAGGGCGACAGCCGCACGCTGACCTACGCCGACCTGCAGAGAGAGGTGTCGAAGGCGGCCAACGCGCTGGAGGCGCTGGGCGTCGGCAAGGGCGACCGGGTCGCGATCTACATGCCGATGATCCCCGAGCTGCCGATCGCGATGCTCGCGTGCGCCCGCATCGGCGCGATCCACTCGGTGGTGTTCGGCGGTTTCTCGGCGAGCGCGCTGAAGAACCGCATCCACGACGCCGACGCCAAGCTGGTCATCACCGCCGACGGCGGCTACCGCCGCGGCGCGCCGAGCGCGCTCAAGCCGACGGTGGACGAGGCCGTCGCCGAGTGTCCGGAGGTGGAGAAGGTCCTGGTCGTCCGCCGGACGGGCCAGGACGTCGCCGTCACCGACCGTGACGTCTGGTGGCACGACCTCGTGGACGGCCAGAGCGACCAGCACAGCCCCGAGCCGCACGACGCCGAGGACCCGCTCTACATCCTCTACACCAGCGGCACGACGGGCAAGCCGAAGGGCATCCTGCACACCACCGGCGGCTACCTGACGCAGACGGCCTGGACTCACCACGCGGTCTTCGACCTGAAGCCCGACACCGACATCTACTGGTGCACGGCCGACATCGGCTGGGTGACCGGGCACTCCTACATCGTGTACGGCCCGCTGGCCAACGGCGCGACCAGCGTCATCTACGAGGGCACCCCCGACACGCCGCACCGGGGCAGGTTCTGGGAGATCGTCCAGAAGTACAAGGTGACGATCCTCTACACGGCCCCGACGGCGATCCGGACGTTCATGAAGTGGGGCGACGACATCCCCGCCAAGTTCGACATGTCGAGCCTGCGCGTCCTGGGGTCCGTCGGCGAGCCGATCAACCCCGAGGCGTACGTCTGGTACCGCGAGCACATCGGCGGCGACCGCTGCCCGGTCGTGGACACCTGGTGGCAGACCGAGACCGGCGCCATCATGATCAGCCCGCTGCCCGGCGTCACCCACGCCAAGCCGGGCGCCGCGATGCGCCCCCTGCCGGGCGTGGTCGCCGACGTGGTCGACGACCTGGGCAACAGCGTCCCCGACGGGGGCGGCGGTTTCCTGGTGGTGCGCGAGCCGTGGCCGGCGATGCTGCGCACGATCTGGGGCGACGACCAGCGCTACATCGACACCTACTGGAGCCGGTTCGAGGGGATGTACTTCCCCGGCGACGGCGCCAAGAAGGACGAGGACGGAGACCTGTGGCTGCTCGGCCGCGTGGACGACGTGATGCTCGTCTCCGGCCACAACATCTCCACCACCGAGGTGGAGAGCGCGCTGGTCAGCCACCCGAAGGTGGCCGAGGCCGCCGTCGTGGGCGCGACCGACCCGGTGACCGGCCAGGCCATCGTGTCGTTCGTGATCCTGCGCGGCAGCGCGGAGGAGGGCGAGGACATCGCGGCCGAGCTGCGCTCCCACGTGTCCAGGACCCTCGGCCCGATCGCCAAGCCGCGCCAGATCCTGGTGGTGCCCGAGCTGCCGAAGACCCGCTCCGGCAAGATCATGCGTCGCCTGCTGCGTGACGTGGCGGAGAACCGCAGCATCGGCGACGTCACGACCCTGGCCGACAGCACGGTGATGAACCTCATCTCCGAAAAGCTCCCGAGCGCCAAGTCCGAAGACTGA